CTTCGGCGGCTCGCGCAAGATCACTTTCGGCCCGTGGATGTTCACGGTGATGAAGGCGCTCGCAAGGCTCAAATGGATTCGCGGCCGCTGGTTCGACATTACGCGCTTCAACAATGACCGCGTGGTCGAGCGCCGCTTGCTGTCGGAATATGAGAGCCTGATCGACGAAATGCTGACCTCGCTCACGCCCGACAATCACGCCGCCGCCGTCGCGCTCGCGCGCCTGCCGGAAAAGATTCGCGGTTTCGGGCATATCAAGGGCCGCCATGTCGCGGTCGCCGACGCGGAACGCGAACGCCTCCTCGCGGAGTTCCGCAATCCGGCTTCCGTCAAGCTCGCGGCGGAATGAGGCGCCGACCTTGTGCCGAGAGTTCAACGAGGCGTCCCAGTCGTCATTGCGAGGAGCGGAACGCGACGAAGCAATCCTGGAGCAGGCGCGCAATTCTGGATTGCTTCGCTTCGCTCGCAATGACGAAAACAGGCAAGTGACGCGCCGCATTCTCCTCCTCGCCGGCACGAGCGAAGCGCGTGCGCTCGCCGCGCGCATCGCGGCGGAGGGCGGCTATGACGCCGTCGCGTCTCTCGCCGGCCGCACCAGCGCGCCGGCGTCCCTTGCGCTTCCCACGCGCGTCGGCGGCTTTGGCGGCGTCGAAGGTCTGAAGCGTTATCTTGAAGCGGAGCGCATTACCCACGTTATCGACGCGACGCATCCCTTCGCCGCGCAAATATCGTCCAATGCGCGCTTGGCCAGCGCGGCGCTCGGCTTGCCGCTCATCGTCTTCGCCCGCGAAGCCTGGCGCCCGGGCGCGGACGACAATTGGTCCGTCGTCGCGGACAACGCCGCAGCCGCCAAGGCGCTTGGAGAGACGCCGCGCCGCGTGTTTCTGACCATCGGCCGTCAGGGCGTCGCCAATTTCCGCGCGGCGCCTCAGCACGATTATCTTCTGCGCGTCATCGAGCCGCCGGCGGCGGACGATCTTCCGCCCTCATGCGAGGTCTTTTCCGCGCGCGGGCCCTTCACGCGCGACGACGAAATTGCGCTGATGCGCAAAAAGCGCATCGAGATCGTCGTCAGCAAGAATAGCGGCGGCGCGCTCACTTACGCCAAGATCGAGGCCGCCCGCGCACTCGGCTTGCCGGTCGTCATGATCGAGCCGCCCGCGCGCGACGGCGTCGCCGTCCTTCACGATCTCGACGCCGTCATGGCGCTGCTCGCGTCATGAGCCGCGCCTTGATGATCCAGGGCACGGGATCGGATGTCGGCAAATCGCTGATCGTCGCCGGCCTTGCGCGCGCTTTCGTCAATCGCGGCCTCAAGGTCGCGCCGTTCAAGCCGCAGAACATGTCGAACAACGCCGCCGTGACGGAAGACGGCGGCGAGATTGGCCGCGCGCAGGCGTTGCAGGCGCGCGCGGCGCGGCTGGCTCCGAGCGTCGACATGAATCCCGTGCTGCTGAAGCCACAAGGCGCAAATGGCGCGCAGGTCATCCTGCGGGGCGTCATCGCGGGGCAGGCGAAAGCGCGCGACTATCAGGATTGGAAGCCGCGCCTCAAGCCCGCCGTGATGGAGAGCTTCGAGCGCCTCAAAGCGCAAAACGATCTCGTCATCGTGGAGGGCGCCGGCAGCGCGGCGGAGATCAATCTGCGCGTCAACGACATCGCCAATATGGGCTTTGCGCGCGCCGCCAATGCGCCGGTCGCGCTCGTCGGCGACATTGATCGCGGCGGGGTGATCGCGCAGCTCGTCGGCTGCAAGGCCGTGCTCGACGCGGAAGACGCCGCGATGATCCAGGGCTTCATCGTCAACAAATTCCGCGGCGACGCCACGCTCTTTGATTCCGGCATGCGCTTCATCGCGGAGCGCACGGGGTGGCGCTCTTTGGGATTGGTTCCCTATTTCGACGCCGCGTCGCGCCTGCCGGCCGAAGACGCCTTCGGCCTGCGCGCGCAACGCAATGCGCGAAGAGAAGGCGTCGTCGTCGCCGCGCCGCTGTTGCCGCATATCGCCAATTTCGACGATCTCGATCCGCTGAAGGCGGAGCCGGGCGTCGATCTGCGCCTGATCCAGCCCGGCGCGCCGCTGCCGGCCGATGCGGCGCTTGTCATTCTCCCCGGTTCAAAGGCCACGATCGCGGATCTCGCGGCGTTGCGCGAAAATGGCTGGGACATCGATCTTCTCGCTCATATGCGGCGCGGCGGCCGCGTCTTCGGGATCTGCGGCGGCTATCAAATGCTCGGCCGCGCGATCCGTGATCCCTATGGGATGGAAGGGGACGTCGCGCAGGCGCAGGGTCTTGGATTGCTGGACATCGAGACGACCCTTACCGAGAAGAAAACGCTCACCCGCGTCGCCGGACGCGCGGTTGCTTTCGACGCGCCCTTTCACGGCTACGAGATGCATGTCGGCGAAACTTTCGGGGCCGATTGCGCGCGTCCGGTCTTGCGTTTCGAGGATGGCCGCGCCGATGGCGCAACGTCGCCCGACGGGCGCGTGATGGGCGCCTATGTGCACGGGCTCTTTTCGGACGACGCCTTGCGCGGCGACTTTTTGAAATCCATCGGCGGCCAGACCTCCGCGCTGCGTTTCGAGGAATCGATCGACGAGACGCTCGACGCGCTCGCCGCTCACTGCGAAACGCATATCGATCTCGACGCCCTGCTGGAGATGGCGCGATGACGGTTCGGCCTTCCATCGCGCATGGCGGCAGGCTGGACGAGGCGCGCCGTCTTTTTCCGGCCGCGCCACAACCCTGGATCGACTTATCGACCGGCGTCAATCCGCATCCCTATCCCTTGCCGCCCATTGCGCCCGAGGCCTGGACGCGCCTGCCCGACGACCGGGCCTTCGACGCGCTGGAGGCCGCGGCGCGCGCCGCCTATCGCGCCCCCCCGGCCGCCGCGATCGTCCCGGGCGCCGGCGCGCAGAGTTTCATTCAGCTTCTGCCGCGCGTCTTCCCCGCGCGCCGCGTCGCTGTGCTGGGCTTCTCCTATGCGGAGCACGCCGCCTGCTGGGCCGCAGCCGGGGCGAAGGTCGAGACGGTCG
The nucleotide sequence above comes from Methylocystis parvus OBBP. Encoded proteins:
- a CDS encoding cobalt-precorrin-6A reductase — translated: MLRFARNDENRQVTRRILLLAGTSEARALAARIAAEGGYDAVASLAGRTSAPASLALPTRVGGFGGVEGLKRYLEAERITHVIDATHPFAAQISSNARLASAALGLPLIVFAREAWRPGADDNWSVVADNAAAAKALGETPRRVFLTIGRQGVANFRAAPQHDYLLRVIEPPAADDLPPSCEVFSARGPFTRDDEIALMRKKRIEIVVSKNSGGALTYAKIEAARALGLPVVMIEPPARDGVAVLHDLDAVMALLAS
- a CDS encoding cobyric acid synthase — translated: MSRALMIQGTGSDVGKSLIVAGLARAFVNRGLKVAPFKPQNMSNNAAVTEDGGEIGRAQALQARAARLAPSVDMNPVLLKPQGANGAQVILRGVIAGQAKARDYQDWKPRLKPAVMESFERLKAQNDLVIVEGAGSAAEINLRVNDIANMGFARAANAPVALVGDIDRGGVIAQLVGCKAVLDAEDAAMIQGFIVNKFRGDATLFDSGMRFIAERTGWRSLGLVPYFDAASRLPAEDAFGLRAQRNARREGVVVAAPLLPHIANFDDLDPLKAEPGVDLRLIQPGAPLPADAALVILPGSKATIADLAALRENGWDIDLLAHMRRGGRVFGICGGYQMLGRAIRDPYGMEGDVAQAQGLGLLDIETTLTEKKTLTRVAGRAVAFDAPFHGYEMHVGETFGADCARPVLRFEDGRADGATSPDGRVMGAYVHGLFSDDALRGDFLKSIGGQTSALRFEESIDETLDALAAHCETHIDLDALLEMAR